From the genome of Bradyrhizobium elkanii USDA 76, one region includes:
- a CDS encoding FGGY-family carbohydrate kinase, translating into MTASASRDVIIGIDAGTSLIKAVAFTLTGEQLADVSRPNAYSSLAGGHVEQDMARTWSDTVAVIRALAKSVPDLSARIAAVAVTGQGDGTWLIDDDGRPVAPALLWLDSRAGRLVEEIRAGERNAALYRRTGSGLNACQQGPQLAWLQAHMPDTIASATTAFHCKDWLYFLLTGERATDPSEATFSCGDFRRRAFDAETARLIGIADLTRLFPPVVDGAVMTHPLTAAAAIEIGLPEGVPVCLGYVDVICNALGAGLYDPSPDVGCTIIGSTGMHMRLVPSADAVTLNREATGYTMPFPVPGHYAQMQSNMAATLNIDWMLDLACDLLAAEGVTRTRAELIRRLDDQVLRARPGEVLFHPFISDAGERGPFVAHEASAQFFGLRSRHRYGDLMRGVMEGLAFAARDCYAAMGSLPRDVRITGGAAKSRALGAILGAALDCDVRICSRAEAGAAGAAMIAAVAIDAYPDMRACAERWVAPHLSAPQSPDAALAKRYASIFPTYLEARLASRPVWKQLAALRAGGDHV; encoded by the coding sequence ATGACCGCTTCGGCCAGCCGCGACGTCATCATCGGCATCGATGCCGGCACCTCGCTGATCAAGGCGGTGGCGTTCACGCTGACCGGCGAGCAGCTTGCCGATGTCTCGCGGCCGAATGCGTATAGCAGCCTGGCCGGCGGCCATGTCGAGCAGGATATGGCGCGGACCTGGAGCGACACGGTCGCGGTTATTCGCGCGCTGGCGAAGTCAGTGCCTGACCTGTCGGCGCGGATCGCGGCCGTCGCGGTGACCGGGCAGGGCGACGGCACCTGGCTGATCGACGATGACGGTCGGCCGGTTGCGCCGGCGCTGCTGTGGCTGGATTCGCGCGCCGGCCGACTGGTCGAGGAGATTCGCGCCGGCGAGCGCAACGCGGCCCTCTACCGCCGCACCGGCTCCGGGCTCAATGCCTGCCAGCAGGGGCCGCAACTGGCGTGGCTGCAGGCCCATATGCCCGACACGATCGCCAGCGCGACCACGGCCTTCCACTGCAAGGACTGGCTTTATTTCCTGCTCACCGGTGAACGCGCAACCGATCCGTCGGAAGCCACCTTCTCCTGCGGCGATTTCCGCAGGCGAGCGTTCGATGCGGAGACCGCACGGTTGATCGGTATCGCCGACCTGACGCGCCTGTTCCCGCCGGTCGTCGACGGCGCGGTAATGACGCATCCGCTGACAGCGGCCGCCGCCATCGAGATCGGCCTGCCGGAAGGTGTGCCGGTCTGCCTCGGCTATGTCGACGTGATCTGCAATGCGCTCGGCGCCGGGCTCTACGATCCGTCACCCGATGTCGGCTGCACCATCATCGGCTCGACCGGCATGCATATGCGACTGGTTCCGAGCGCCGACGCGGTGACGCTAAATCGGGAGGCAACCGGCTACACCATGCCGTTCCCGGTGCCGGGTCATTATGCCCAGATGCAGTCCAACATGGCGGCGACGCTGAATATCGACTGGATGCTCGATCTCGCCTGCGACCTGCTGGCGGCGGAAGGCGTGACGCGCACGCGCGCCGAGCTGATCCGCCGGCTCGACGATCAGGTGCTGCGGGCGAGGCCCGGCGAGGTGCTGTTCCATCCGTTCATTTCCGATGCCGGCGAGCGCGGTCCGTTCGTCGCGCATGAGGCCAGCGCGCAATTCTTCGGCCTGCGCTCGCGCCACCGCTATGGCGACCTGATGCGCGGCGTGATGGAGGGCCTGGCCTTCGCCGCACGGGATTGTTACGCGGCGATGGGGTCGCTGCCGCGCGATGTCAGAATCACAGGCGGCGCGGCGAAGAGCCGTGCGCTCGGCGCCATCCTCGGCGCCGCACTGGATTGCGACGTCCGGATCTGCAGCCGCGCCGAGGCCGGGGCGGCGGGCGCTGCGATGATCGCGGCGGTCGCGATCGATGCCTATCCCGACATGCGCGCCTGCGCCGAGCGGTGGGTCGCGCCGCATCTCAGCGCGCCGCAATCGCCGGACGCCGCGCTGGCGAAGCGCTATGCCAGCATCTTCCCGACCTATCTCGAGGCAAGGCTGGCGTCGCGGCCGGTCTGGAAGCAACTCGCCGCGCTGCGCGCCGGAGGCGATCATGTCTAA
- a CDS encoding ABC transporter ATP-binding protein, with amino-acid sequence MARLEINSVSKAFGAARPADGLSLAVEPGEIVAVFGPSGSGKTVLLRMIAGMFEPDDGDILIGGRSVVGAPPERRGIGMAFQNFALFPHMTARDNIASGLRARAGGGDVAGRVAAISRLLKIEHVLGHAPRELSNGQKQRTALARALIGNPDVLLLDDPLRNVDAKLRYEMRLELPNLLRRGTAAVLYVTQDYREAMAIADRIAVLIDGRLAQVATPTDIYAQPASVAVARLFGDPTINLAEVSPVAEHGTLSATVAGARMRLGAVDGAAPAGACWLGVRPEDLAVSSASTDDAVPARILAITPMHEKAVLLLRLADGTEWLAALPPDAPQGAADDAVFVRFAPDAAMLFDRATGLRIGASQRLKAA; translated from the coding sequence ATGGCGCGTCTCGAGATCAACTCGGTGAGCAAGGCATTCGGTGCGGCACGGCCCGCCGACGGATTGTCGCTGGCGGTCGAGCCCGGCGAGATCGTGGCGGTGTTCGGACCGTCCGGCAGCGGCAAGACCGTGCTGCTGCGCATGATCGCGGGCATGTTCGAGCCCGACGACGGCGACATCCTGATCGGCGGCCGCTCGGTCGTCGGTGCTCCGCCGGAGCGGCGCGGGATCGGCATGGCATTCCAGAACTTTGCCTTGTTCCCGCACATGACCGCCCGCGACAATATCGCAAGCGGCCTGCGCGCCAGGGCCGGCGGCGGCGATGTCGCCGGACGGGTTGCCGCGATCAGCAGGCTGCTCAAGATCGAGCACGTGCTCGGCCACGCGCCGCGCGAACTGTCGAACGGACAGAAGCAGCGCACCGCGCTGGCACGGGCACTGATCGGCAATCCGGATGTCCTGCTGCTGGATGATCCGCTGCGCAATGTCGACGCCAAGCTGCGCTACGAGATGCGGCTCGAGCTGCCGAACCTGCTGCGCCGCGGCACTGCGGCGGTGCTCTACGTGACCCAGGACTATCGCGAGGCGATGGCGATCGCCGACCGCATCGCGGTCTTGATCGACGGCCGGCTCGCGCAGGTCGCGACGCCGACCGATATCTATGCCCAACCCGCATCGGTCGCGGTCGCGCGCCTGTTCGGCGATCCGACCATCAACCTCGCCGAGGTATCGCCGGTGGCGGAGCACGGCACGTTGTCGGCCACGGTCGCCGGCGCCAGGATGCGGCTCGGGGCGGTCGATGGCGCGGCGCCTGCCGGTGCATGCTGGCTCGGCGTCCGGCCCGAAGATCTCGCGGTCTCCTCCGCGTCCACCGATGACGCCGTCCCGGCGCGCATTCTCGCGATCACGCCGATGCACGAGAAGGCGGTGCTGCTGCTCCGTCTGGCCGACGGAACGGAATGGCTGGCGGCGCTGCCGCCGGATGCGCCGCAAGGCGCGGCCGACGATGCCGTTTTCGTTCGCTTCGCGCCCGACGCGGCGATGCTGTTCGATCGCGCGACCGGGCTGCGGATCGGGGCGTCGCAGCGGCTCAAGGCGGCATAG
- a CDS encoding ABC transporter ATP-binding protein: MDMLELRGIDKVYRSRGKEPVHAVRALDMAVEKGEIVALLGSSGCGKTSTLRMIAGFEDVSAGSIALGGRRIHELPPARRKVAMAFEGYSLYPPLTVRENIAFALKSAQLPRAEVTRRVDEIARLVEIEDILDSYPRAISGGQQQRVSLARALVRDADLYLLDEPMGQLEPQLRAVLRGRIKSLLAERGMTAIFVTHDQTEASALADRIAVMEGGVLQQFASEKELKGRPANLFVASFIGEPPMNLLDADVTRSDGGFRLSVGTDMRFDIAGAGLEVEAAKTLAATPQVRIGIRPQKIAVGTGDVRVKVVSNQWLGDQSHVAGDCGGRMLIAVTPGRVAARPGEIISFALEPRHLHIFGSDGTCIRHAEGA, translated from the coding sequence ATGGACATGCTCGAGCTACGAGGCATCGACAAGGTCTATCGCAGCCGCGGCAAGGAGCCGGTGCATGCGGTGCGCGCGCTCGACATGGCGGTCGAGAAGGGCGAGATCGTCGCGCTGTTGGGATCGTCGGGCTGCGGCAAGACCTCGACATTGCGCATGATCGCAGGTTTCGAGGACGTCTCGGCCGGATCGATTGCGCTCGGCGGACGGCGGATCCACGAGCTGCCGCCGGCGCGGCGCAAGGTCGCGATGGCCTTCGAGGGCTACTCGCTCTATCCGCCGCTGACGGTTCGCGAGAACATCGCGTTTGCGCTGAAATCCGCGCAGCTGCCGCGCGCTGAGGTAACGCGCCGTGTCGACGAGATTGCCCGTCTGGTCGAGATCGAGGACATCCTCGACAGCTATCCGCGCGCGATCTCAGGCGGCCAGCAGCAGCGCGTGTCGCTGGCGCGGGCGCTGGTGCGGGACGCCGATCTCTATCTGCTCGATGAGCCGATGGGGCAGCTCGAACCGCAGCTGCGCGCGGTGTTGCGCGGCCGGATCAAGAGCCTGCTTGCCGAGCGCGGCATGACCGCGATCTTCGTCACCCACGACCAGACCGAAGCGAGTGCGCTGGCCGACCGCATCGCTGTCATGGAAGGCGGCGTGCTGCAGCAATTCGCCAGCGAAAAGGAGCTGAAGGGCCGGCCGGCCAATCTGTTCGTCGCGAGCTTCATCGGCGAGCCGCCGATGAACCTGCTCGACGCCGATGTGACGCGGTCGGATGGCGGCTTCCGCCTGTCGGTCGGAACCGACATGCGTTTCGATATTGCCGGCGCCGGGCTTGAGGTTGAGGCGGCGAAGACGCTCGCGGCCACGCCGCAGGTGCGGATCGGCATTCGTCCGCAGAAGATCGCGGTCGGGACCGGTGACGTCAGGGTCAAGGTCGTCTCCAACCAGTGGCTCGGCGATCAATCGCATGTCGCCGGCGATTGCGGCGGCCGCATGCTGATCGCGGTCACGCCGGGCCGCGTCGCCGCGCGGCCGGGAGAGATCATCTCGTTCGCGCTGGAGCCGCGTCACCTGCACATCTTTGGCAGCGACGGGACCTGCATTCGCCATGCGGAGGGAGCGTGA
- a CDS encoding sugar-binding transcriptional regulator translates to MAPPPDRLPVIDGEASLATRAAWLYFAAGLTQSEVADRLNIQSTKAHRLIARASREGMIRVFVEGPVAECVALENDLAQRFGLSLCRVAPDLGEGDLPLKALALEGASFLRQILERGQDKVIGFGHGRTLAAVVEQMPQTPARDAQFVSLLGGLTRKFAANPFDVIHKLAERTGAEAYLLPVPVFANSVADRAVLMQQFGIADVFALARKASLLFVGIGQVSRDGFLVSSGMIKPDEVVELKRVGACADLLGHFFSADGTVLDTDLSARATSMSMADLRKHRIVAIAGGPAKVTALRGVLRSGVLHGLIIDEATAKALATDKPETTSGKTRSKTRKDT, encoded by the coding sequence ATGGCACCCCCGCCCGACAGGCTGCCGGTGATCGACGGCGAGGCGTCGCTCGCGACGCGCGCGGCGTGGCTGTATTTCGCGGCGGGGCTCACCCAGTCGGAGGTCGCCGACCGCCTCAACATCCAGAGCACCAAGGCGCATCGCCTGATCGCGCGCGCCAGCCGCGAGGGCATGATCCGCGTGTTCGTCGAGGGGCCGGTCGCCGAATGCGTCGCGCTCGAGAACGATCTCGCGCAGCGCTTCGGCCTCTCGCTCTGCCGCGTTGCGCCTGATCTCGGCGAGGGCGATCTGCCGCTGAAGGCGCTGGCGCTGGAGGGCGCGAGCTTCCTGCGCCAGATCCTGGAGCGCGGCCAGGACAAGGTGATCGGCTTCGGCCATGGCCGCACGCTCGCGGCGGTCGTGGAGCAGATGCCGCAGACGCCGGCGCGCGACGCGCAATTCGTGTCGCTGCTCGGCGGATTGACGCGGAAATTTGCCGCCAATCCGTTCGACGTGATTCACAAGCTCGCCGAGCGCACCGGCGCGGAAGCCTATCTGCTGCCGGTGCCGGTGTTCGCCAATTCGGTCGCCGACCGCGCCGTGCTGATGCAGCAATTCGGCATCGCCGACGTGTTCGCGCTGGCGCGCAAGGCCTCGCTGCTGTTCGTCGGCATCGGCCAGGTCAGCCGCGACGGCTTCCTGGTGTCGAGCGGCATGATCAAGCCCGACGAGGTCGTCGAGCTGAAGCGCGTCGGTGCCTGCGCCGACCTGCTCGGACATTTCTTCAGCGCCGACGGAACGGTGCTGGACACCGATCTGTCGGCCCGCGCTACCTCCATGAGCATGGCGGATCTCAGGAAGCACCGGATCGTCGCCATCGCCGGCGGGCCGGCCAAGGTGACCGCGCTGCGCGGCGTGCTGCGCAGCGGCGTGCTGCACGGCCTCATCATCGACGAAGCGACCGCAAAGGCGCTCGCCACCGACAAGCCGGAGACCACATCCGGCAAGACAAGAAGCAAGACCCGGAAGGACACATAA
- a CDS encoding FGGY-family carbohydrate kinase, which yields MGGLYLGIDVGTGGVRACAIDAQAGIRGFASVALPAPRVDGNAIDQTPELWWQAALAAIRKLGDTVGLGDVTRIVVDGTSGTLLLVDAAGRPCSPGLMYNDARATREATRVAAVAPRESGAHGASSALAKLLYLLSHDYIGDARHAVHQADWIAGRLASHHGISDENNALKLGYDPVARAWPPWLDQLGVRDDLLPEVLTPGTPFSEMDPQVARSLGLPPTAQVAAGTTDGVAAFIATRADQPGDAVTSLGTTLVVKQLATQPIFAADQGVYSHRLGERWLAGGASNSGGAALLVHFTAAEMERLAPQLTPDQPTGLDYYPLPKPGERFPIADPTLAARVTPRPVEDGRFFQGLLEGIASVEALAYRQLARLGAPRLRRVIGIGGGAKNDAWTRIRHRVLGVPVSVAEQTEASYGAALLALNGSPP from the coding sequence ATGGGAGGTTTGTATCTCGGCATCGATGTCGGAACCGGAGGCGTGCGCGCCTGTGCCATCGATGCGCAGGCCGGCATCCGCGGCTTCGCATCCGTCGCGCTGCCCGCACCGCGCGTCGACGGCAACGCCATCGACCAGACACCGGAGCTGTGGTGGCAGGCCGCGTTGGCGGCCATCCGCAAGCTCGGCGACACCGTCGGTCTCGGCGACGTCACGCGCATCGTCGTGGACGGCACGTCGGGCACGCTGCTGCTGGTCGACGCCGCCGGCCGCCCCTGCTCGCCGGGTCTGATGTACAATGATGCACGCGCCACGCGTGAGGCGACGCGCGTCGCGGCGGTCGCCCCGCGCGAGAGCGGCGCGCATGGCGCGAGCAGCGCGCTGGCCAAGCTGCTCTATCTGCTGAGCCATGACTATATCGGCGATGCGCGCCACGCCGTTCACCAGGCGGACTGGATCGCCGGCCGGCTCGCGAGCCATCACGGCATCAGCGACGAGAACAACGCGCTGAAGCTCGGCTACGACCCGGTCGCGCGCGCCTGGCCGCCCTGGCTCGACCAACTCGGCGTGCGCGACGATCTGCTCCCGGAAGTGCTGACGCCGGGCACGCCATTTTCCGAGATGGATCCGCAGGTCGCGCGGTCGCTCGGACTGCCGCCCACAGCGCAGGTCGCAGCCGGCACCACCGATGGCGTTGCGGCCTTCATCGCGACGCGCGCCGACCAGCCGGGCGATGCTGTCACCTCGCTCGGCACCACGCTGGTGGTCAAGCAGCTTGCGACCCAACCGATCTTCGCGGCCGATCAGGGCGTCTATTCGCACCGGCTCGGCGAGCGCTGGCTTGCCGGCGGCGCCTCGAACTCCGGCGGCGCCGCGCTGCTGGTGCATTTCACCGCCGCCGAGATGGAACGGCTGGCACCGCAGCTGACGCCGGACCAGCCGACCGGGCTCGACTACTATCCGCTGCCAAAGCCCGGCGAACGCTTTCCGATCGCTGATCCAACGCTGGCCGCGCGGGTCACGCCGCGTCCAGTGGAGGATGGCCGCTTCTTCCAAGGTCTGCTCGAGGGCATCGCCTCTGTGGAAGCCCTCGCCTACCGCCAGCTGGCGCGGCTCGGGGCGCCGCGCCTGCGCCGCGTCATCGGCATCGGCGGCGGCGCGAAGAACGACGCATGGACCCGGATCCGGCACCGCGTGCTCGGCGTTCCCGTCTCGGTCGCCGAGCAGACCGAAGCCAGCTACGGTGCCGCGCTGCTGGCGCTGAACGGAAGTCCGCCATGA
- a CDS encoding extracellular solute-binding protein: MFDREKNLFDSYAAKRISRRDLLDGAAKLGIAGIAANAAFASSMSKAMAADFNWKAQSGKSVKLLLNKHPYVDAMIGDIEAFKSLTGMNVTYDIFPEDVYFDKVTAALSSKSDQYDAFMTGAYMTWTYGPAGWIEDLNTYIKDPAKTSPAFAWDDVLPGLRASTAWDGVAGSELGSGKAKQWCIPWGYELNNITYNRNVFDKVGVKPPKNLDEMLEVAAKITKDAGGPYGVGVRGSRSWATIHPGFLSAYSNFGQKDFVIEGGKLKAAMNTKASKDFHDKWVKMIQTSGPKNWSTYTWYQVGTDLGAGASGMIFDADILGYFMNGGDNKEKGHLGYAPFAANPAAKAPTPNVWIWSLAMSSFSKQKEAAWLFMQWAASVEHDLFGARKMDFVNPVRASVWKDSEFRDRIAKSYPGYLEQHDMSSPGAKIYFTAQPLFFDLTTEWAASLQKMVAKEVSVDEGLDKLADSINRQLKQAGLG, from the coding sequence ATGTTCGATCGCGAGAAGAATCTGTTCGACTCCTACGCTGCCAAACGCATCAGCCGCCGCGATCTCCTGGACGGCGCCGCCAAGCTCGGCATCGCGGGCATCGCCGCCAACGCCGCCTTCGCCTCCTCGATGTCGAAGGCGATGGCCGCCGACTTCAACTGGAAGGCCCAGAGCGGCAAGAGCGTCAAGCTGCTGCTCAACAAGCACCCCTACGTCGATGCGATGATCGGCGACATCGAGGCGTTCAAGTCGCTCACCGGCATGAACGTCACCTACGACATCTTCCCGGAGGACGTCTATTTCGACAAGGTGACGGCGGCGCTGTCGTCGAAGTCGGACCAGTACGATGCCTTCATGACCGGCGCCTACATGACCTGGACCTATGGTCCGGCGGGCTGGATCGAAGACCTCAACACCTACATCAAGGATCCGGCCAAGACCAGTCCGGCCTTCGCCTGGGACGACGTGCTGCCGGGCCTGCGGGCCTCGACGGCGTGGGACGGCGTCGCCGGCTCCGAGCTCGGCTCGGGCAAGGCCAAGCAGTGGTGCATCCCCTGGGGCTATGAGCTCAACAACATCACCTACAACCGCAACGTCTTCGACAAGGTCGGCGTCAAGCCGCCGAAGAACCTCGACGAGATGCTGGAGGTCGCGGCCAAGATCACCAAGGACGCCGGCGGTCCCTACGGCGTCGGCGTGCGCGGCTCGCGCTCCTGGGCGACCATCCATCCCGGCTTCCTGTCGGCCTATTCGAACTTCGGTCAGAAGGATTTCGTGATTGAGGGCGGCAAGCTGAAGGCCGCGATGAACACCAAGGCCTCGAAGGATTTCCACGACAAATGGGTCAAGATGATCCAGACCTCGGGCCCGAAGAACTGGTCGACCTACACCTGGTATCAGGTCGGCACCGACCTCGGTGCCGGCGCCTCGGGCATGATCTTCGACGCCGACATTCTCGGCTATTTCATGAACGGCGGCGACAACAAGGAGAAGGGGCATCTCGGCTACGCGCCGTTCGCGGCCAATCCGGCCGCCAAGGCGCCGACCCCGAACGTCTGGATCTGGTCGCTCGCGATGTCGAGCTTCTCCAAGCAGAAGGAGGCGGCCTGGCTGTTCATGCAGTGGGCGGCATCCGTCGAGCACGATCTGTTCGGCGCGCGCAAGATGGACTTCGTCAATCCGGTTCGCGCATCGGTGTGGAAGGACAGCGAATTCCGCGACCGCATCGCGAAATCCTATCCCGGCTATCTCGAGCAGCACGACATGTCGTCGCCCGGCGCCAAGATCTACTTCACGGCGCAGCCGCTGTTCTTCGACCTGACGACCGAATGGGCCGCCTCGCTGCAGAAGATGGTGGCGAAGGAGGTCAGCGTCGACGAGGGGCTCGACAAGCTCGCCGACAGCATCAACCGCCAGCTCAAGCAGGCCGGTCTCGGCTGA
- a CDS encoding carbohydrate ABC transporter permease, with product MEHSSLAGRIFRGVALTLILIFFMFPIVWIFLMSFQTNEQILRIPPRILFEPTLANYEALISGQLRTAAGNLQISFMRNLFNSVVLSSAAVLLALLLGVPAAYAFARFKFRLGESIAFTLLSFRFAPPLLVLLPLSLYYQELGLNDTYFGIVWVYQLIALPLILWIVRGYFEDISPDIEHAYRLAGHSWREAFTRIAVPLAGPGIAAAGLLSFIFCWNNFVFALILASADKQPVTVGALAFVTASGIQYGQIAAAIVLSVTPTLLLALYAQRYLVEGLSLGAVKG from the coding sequence ATGGAACATTCCAGCCTTGCCGGTCGCATCTTCCGCGGCGTGGCGCTCACGCTGATCCTGATCTTCTTCATGTTTCCGATCGTCTGGATCTTCCTGATGTCGTTCCAGACCAACGAGCAGATCCTGCGGATCCCGCCGCGGATCCTGTTCGAGCCGACGCTTGCGAACTACGAGGCGCTGATCTCCGGCCAGCTGCGCACCGCGGCCGGCAATCTGCAGATCTCCTTCATGCGCAATCTCTTCAACAGCGTCGTGCTGTCGAGCGCAGCGGTGCTGCTGGCGCTGCTGCTCGGCGTGCCGGCGGCCTACGCCTTTGCGCGCTTCAAATTCCGTCTCGGCGAGAGCATCGCGTTCACGCTGCTGTCGTTCCGCTTTGCGCCGCCGCTGCTCGTGCTTCTGCCGCTGTCGCTGTACTACCAGGAGCTCGGTCTGAACGACACCTACTTCGGGATCGTCTGGGTCTATCAGTTGATCGCGCTGCCGCTGATCCTGTGGATCGTGCGCGGCTATTTCGAGGATATCAGCCCTGATATCGAGCATGCCTACCGGCTCGCCGGGCATTCCTGGCGCGAGGCCTTCACCCGAATCGCGGTGCCGCTGGCAGGGCCGGGAATCGCCGCGGCGGGGCTGCTGTCGTTCATCTTCTGCTGGAACAATTTCGTCTTCGCGCTGATCCTGGCCTCCGCCGACAAGCAGCCGGTGACGGTCGGCGCGCTCGCCTTCGTCACTGCGTCCGGTATCCAGTACGGCCAGATCGCGGCGGCGATCGTGCTGTCGGTGACGCCGACGCTGTTGCTTGCGCTTTATGCGCAGCGCTACCTGGTCGAGGGTCTCTCGCTCGGCGCGGTGAAAGGCTGA
- a CDS encoding carbohydrate ABC transporter permease yields MVQLLQTNAQAAPAKPRPRVRLLPYLLSLPALLVCVAILVPFVTAAVYSLQRYRLNLPYLRGFIGAGNYIDFLSDPAFWNTFRVSITYTALTVVLELLLGLGIALLLRRPTRFHNAVSIMLLLPLMTAPAIAALMWKLMTNPSFGILSYLVGLFGVTDFKWASDPSSALFTVVLVDVWVYTPFIMILLLAGLRSLPRQPFEAAALDGVPASFVFFRITLPMLAPYIITASLFRLLDSIQQFDIIYAMTQGGPGDRLMVFQVQAYLEFFQYTNVGRSAALLMILWLITNILSNIFIKNWLRLRARAHGHA; encoded by the coding sequence ATGGTCCAACTTCTCCAGACGAACGCGCAGGCAGCGCCGGCCAAACCAAGGCCGCGCGTGCGCCTCTTGCCCTATTTGCTCAGCCTGCCGGCGCTACTCGTCTGCGTGGCGATCCTGGTTCCGTTCGTGACCGCGGCGGTCTACTCGCTGCAGCGCTACCGGCTGAACCTGCCTTATCTGCGCGGCTTCATCGGCGCCGGAAACTATATCGACTTCCTGTCCGACCCGGCGTTCTGGAATACGTTCCGCGTCTCGATCACCTATACTGCGCTCACGGTCGTGCTCGAGCTGCTGCTCGGTCTTGGCATCGCGCTGCTGCTGCGCCGGCCGACCCGCTTCCACAACGCCGTGTCGATCATGCTGCTGCTGCCGCTGATGACGGCGCCGGCGATCGCCGCGCTGATGTGGAAGCTGATGACCAATCCGAGCTTCGGCATCCTGTCCTATCTGGTCGGTCTGTTCGGCGTCACCGACTTCAAATGGGCCTCCGATCCGTCGAGTGCGCTGTTCACGGTCGTGCTGGTCGACGTCTGGGTCTACACGCCCTTCATCATGATCCTGCTGCTGGCGGGCCTGCGCTCGCTGCCGCGGCAGCCGTTCGAGGCCGCGGCGCTCGACGGCGTGCCGGCTAGCTTTGTCTTCTTCCGGATCACGCTGCCGATGCTCGCGCCCTACATCATCACGGCGTCGCTGTTCCGCCTGCTCGATTCGATCCAGCAGTTCGACATCATCTATGCGATGACGCAGGGCGGGCCGGGCGACCGGCTGATGGTGTTCCAGGTGCAGGCCTATCTGGAATTCTTCCAGTACACCAATGTCGGCCGATCGGCGGCGCTGCTGATGATCCTCTGGCTGATCACCAACATCCTGTCGAATATCTTCATCAAGAACTGGCTGCGGTTGCGCGCGCGTGCGCACGGCCACGCGTGA
- a CDS encoding 2-hydroxyacid dehydrogenase, translating into MSKSIAIVGDRFMLPSVFAEHIRSACGDGVDIRTLEQPWPDEPMEHGYAGSKLDGLKEFMGQPDEIIGFIGDAELLVTHLAPISRSMLERLPKLRFIAVSRGGPVNIDMQAARDHDVLVVNTPGRNAGAVAEFTIGAILAETRLIRSGHEALRGGEWRGDLYRADRTGRELGEMTIGIVGYGAIGSRVVKLLKAFGCKILVADPYVQLSAQDRNDGVEHVALGELLGRADVVTLHARVTPETTRFIGREALTRIKPGAFLINTARGPLVDYDALHDALASGHLGGAMLDTFAVEPVPADWPLLRLPNVTLTPHIAGASVRTVTVAAVQAAEEVRRFLAGEPPRNPC; encoded by the coding sequence ATGTCTAAGTCCATCGCCATCGTCGGCGACCGCTTCATGCTGCCCTCGGTGTTCGCCGAGCACATCCGATCAGCCTGCGGCGATGGCGTCGATATCCGCACCCTGGAGCAGCCCTGGCCGGACGAGCCGATGGAGCACGGTTACGCCGGCTCGAAGCTCGATGGCCTGAAGGAGTTCATGGGGCAGCCCGACGAGATCATCGGCTTCATCGGCGATGCCGAACTGCTCGTCACGCATCTGGCGCCGATCTCGCGGTCGATGCTGGAGCGGCTGCCCAAGCTGAGGTTCATCGCGGTGTCGCGGGGCGGCCCGGTCAACATCGACATGCAGGCGGCGCGCGACCACGATGTGCTGGTGGTCAATACGCCCGGCCGCAATGCGGGTGCGGTCGCAGAGTTCACCATCGGCGCCATTCTGGCGGAGACGCGCCTTATCCGCAGCGGTCACGAGGCGCTGCGAGGTGGGGAATGGCGGGGCGATCTCTATCGCGCCGACCGTACCGGGCGCGAGCTGGGTGAGATGACGATCGGCATCGTCGGCTATGGCGCGATCGGCAGCCGCGTGGTCAAGCTGCTGAAGGCCTTCGGCTGCAAGATTTTGGTCGCCGACCCCTATGTCCAGCTCAGCGCCCAGGACCGCAATGACGGCGTCGAGCATGTCGCGCTCGGCGAATTGCTCGGCCGCGCCGACGTCGTCACGCTGCACGCCCGGGTGACGCCGGAGACCACCCGTTTCATCGGGCGCGAGGCGCTGACGCGGATCAAGCCGGGCGCGTTCCTGATCAACACCGCGCGCGGTCCGCTGGTCGACTACGATGCGCTGCATGATGCGCTGGCATCGGGGCATCTCGGCGGCGCCATGCTCGACACCTTCGCGGTCGAGCCGGTTCCGGCGGACTGGCCGCTCTTGCGACTTCCCAACGTCACGCTGACGCCGCACATCGCCGGCGCCTCCGTTCGTACCGTCACCGTCGCCGCCGTGCAGGCGGCCGAAGAGGTTCGCCGCTTCCTGGCCGGCGAGCCGCCACGCAATCCGTGCTGA